In one window of Chryseobacterium sp. JV274 DNA:
- a CDS encoding PspC domain-containing protein translates to MNKTLSIGLAGFSFTIEEHAYIKLSDYLNALRSSLDASEADEVMHDIEIRMVEIFKDSLGKREVINDTDVEKVIAQIGSPEKIEEQEEAYFSEKTSARNTNSGTYYSDKKQLFRDPEKQKVAGVCAGLAQYVGMDITAMRAIWLGIFVLGIFTAAISSSLIGLLYVILWIVLPKAETAADFLKMQGKPMNFDNLKNESNKLVQFANESTQRVGEIYNENKPYINNASSGIWNVFKYIVGGFFVLMAVSSIIGVFVLFGLFGMDTDFPGANEIRFYMDDQGLDKVLAAMMVIGSLIPAILFSLLSIKIFSPKTKLRNIGWVVGGLFLLLIGLGTYFGISMAKKDMIYRGSKEDVENVAINTTSDTVYVDVKQINIPQNFKAYNNDIYSDKRSVYEEDYISVDVTRKPDIKTPYLIIKKEGKGYNFPIQLTVPVEVVNNKILLPNYIKYPYEHRFRDYSLEYELVVPQKAVVISMNKNHIHIDGDLDGDGINDEDQDNDEDNNGVRIEKNKITVNGSSIEYNSDDQDSIIVNGKKVPNNQAKKVIDSAVSNIKKSNKDMDIKIKDGKNEISIQTK, encoded by the coding sequence ATGAACAAGACACTCTCAATAGGACTCGCAGGTTTTTCTTTTACAATAGAAGAACACGCATATATAAAGCTCAGCGATTACCTGAACGCTCTGAGAAGCTCACTGGATGCTTCTGAAGCTGATGAGGTAATGCATGACATAGAAATAAGAATGGTGGAGATTTTCAAAGATTCTCTGGGAAAACGTGAAGTAATAAATGATACCGATGTAGAAAAGGTAATCGCACAGATCGGAAGCCCGGAAAAAATTGAAGAACAGGAAGAGGCTTATTTTTCTGAAAAAACATCTGCCAGAAATACCAATTCAGGAACTTATTATTCCGATAAAAAACAACTGTTCCGTGACCCGGAAAAACAAAAAGTAGCAGGGGTTTGCGCAGGTTTAGCTCAATATGTAGGAATGGATATTACCGCAATGAGAGCAATCTGGCTGGGAATCTTTGTATTAGGAATTTTTACAGCAGCCATTTCATCTTCACTGATCGGTCTTTTATATGTAATCCTTTGGATCGTACTTCCAAAAGCTGAAACAGCAGCAGATTTCCTGAAAATGCAGGGAAAGCCTATGAACTTCGACAATCTTAAGAATGAGTCTAATAAATTGGTTCAGTTTGCCAATGAATCTACTCAGAGGGTCGGAGAAATATACAACGAAAACAAACCTTATATCAACAATGCAAGCAGCGGAATCTGGAATGTTTTCAAGTATATCGTAGGAGGATTCTTCGTATTGATGGCTGTAAGCAGCATTATCGGAGTATTTGTATTATTCGGTCTTTTCGGAATGGATACAGACTTTCCTGGTGCCAATGAAATAAGATTCTATATGGATGACCAGGGTCTTGATAAAGTATTGGCAGCCATGATGGTAATCGGAAGCTTAATTCCAGCAATTCTTTTCAGCTTATTAAGTATTAAGATATTTTCTCCAAAAACAAAACTGAGAAATATCGGATGGGTAGTAGGAGGTTTATTTCTTCTTCTGATCGGACTGGGAACGTACTTCGGAATAAGCATGGCTAAAAAAGACATGATCTACAGAGGAAGTAAGGAAGATGTAGAGAATGTGGCCATCAACACTACTTCAGATACAGTGTATGTAGATGTAAAGCAAATCAATATTCCTCAGAATTTCAAAGCTTATAATAATGACATTTATTCTGACAAAAGATCAGTGTATGAAGAAGACTATATCTCTGTAGACGTAACAAGAAAGCCAGATATTAAAACACCTTATCTGATCATCAAAAAAGAAGGAAAAGGATACAATTTCCCTATTCAGCTGACAGTTCCTGTAGAAGTTGTAAACAACAAAATACTACTTCCAAACTATATCAAATATCCATATGAGCACAGATTCAGAGACTATAGCCTGGAATATGAACTTGTAGTTCCGCAAAAAGCAGTGGTTATTTCAATGAACAAAAACCATATCCATATTGATGGTGACTTAGACGGAGATGGTATCAATGATGAAGATCAGGACAACGATGAAGATAACAACGGCGTTAGAATTGAAAAAAATAAAATCACGGTAAACGGTTCTAGTATTGAGTATAACTCTGATGATCAAGACAGTATCATCGTAAATGGCAAAAAAGTTCCGAACAACCAGGCAAAGAAAGTAATTGATTCTGCAGTGTCCAATATCAAAAAATCAAATAAAGATATGGACATCAAAATCAAAGACGGAAAAAACGAAATTTCCATACAAACTAAATAA
- a CDS encoding 1-acyl-sn-glycerol-3-phosphate acyltransferase — protein MKKLIGKAMLKILGWKVVLQGDVNNLNRCILVVAPHTHNMEYILGNFAYWSLEKPLKIIIKDAHTKAWYGSIVKGLGGIGIDRTQKNDLVNFVANQFSKEDFSLVITPEGTRSWVPKWRKGFYHMALAAKVPIVLAAGDFKRNIVYLGYTIPYERIASVPFSEIMKEIQDYYIKNDIVPKVPENWNPDIMGTGNE, from the coding sequence ATGAAAAAGCTGATAGGCAAAGCAATGTTAAAAATATTAGGCTGGAAGGTCGTTCTGCAGGGCGATGTTAACAACCTGAACAGGTGTATCCTAGTGGTAGCACCTCACACCCATAATATGGAATACATTTTAGGAAATTTCGCCTATTGGTCACTGGAAAAACCTTTAAAAATCATTATTAAAGATGCCCACACCAAAGCCTGGTACGGAAGTATCGTAAAAGGTCTTGGCGGTATTGGTATAGACAGAACCCAGAAAAATGATCTGGTGAATTTTGTAGCCAACCAGTTTTCCAAAGAAGATTTCAGTCTTGTTATTACCCCGGAAGGAACAAGAAGCTGGGTTCCGAAATGGAGAAAAGGATTCTATCATATGGCCCTCGCTGCAAAAGTTCCTATTGTACTGGCAGCAGGTGATTTCAAAAGAAATATTGTTTACCTGGGTTATACTATTCCTTACGAAAGAATAGCTTCCGTTCCCTTTTCAGAAATTATGAAGGAAATTCAGGACTATTATATAAAAAATGATATTGTCCCGAAAGTTCCCGAAAACTGGAATCCTGATATCATGGGAACCGGTAATGAATAA
- a CDS encoding chorismate-binding protein, with protein MIYFKLPFDERLLSADEKNIKNAVNFYSYNGLDQISFHGNIVEVNAEEFTHTSITNQELISDSTNSAAETKEEYCNTLQQVIEVIKENNLPKLVYSRRKIFTDFKTINYRESFENLCNSYPNAFRYLFNDGQNTWMGAFSEVLGKFNKITHEFETMALAGTLPVSEEWSEKEIEEQKPVTTYIQDILNNYSDNVKHSETYDHISGNIKHLRTDFKTHIKAEDLDRIIQDLHPTPAVCGIPKDFCNENIRKYEKFPREFYAGYIKVETEESILYFVNLRCARLYKDSVHVFVGGGITAQSNPEKEWKETELKSEAILKNLVISQNSGNF; from the coding sequence ATGATTTATTTCAAACTCCCTTTTGACGAAAGACTACTGTCTGCTGATGAAAAAAATATAAAAAATGCAGTCAATTTTTATTCCTACAATGGTTTAGATCAAATCAGTTTCCATGGAAATATTGTTGAAGTTAATGCTGAAGAATTTACCCATACTTCAATTACAAACCAAGAATTGATCAGTGACTCAACAAATTCTGCTGCTGAAACGAAGGAAGAATACTGTAATACTCTACAGCAAGTGATTGAAGTAATCAAAGAAAACAATCTGCCTAAACTTGTTTATTCAAGAAGGAAGATTTTTACAGATTTCAAGACAATCAATTATAGAGAAAGTTTCGAAAATTTGTGTAATTCTTATCCCAATGCTTTCAGATATCTGTTTAACGACGGGCAAAACACATGGATGGGGGCTTTCTCAGAAGTTTTAGGAAAATTCAATAAAATCACCCACGAGTTTGAAACCATGGCCCTTGCCGGTACTCTTCCGGTATCTGAAGAATGGTCTGAAAAGGAAATTGAAGAACAGAAACCTGTTACTACTTATATTCAGGATATTCTTAACAATTATTCTGACAATGTAAAACATTCGGAAACCTATGATCATATTTCAGGAAATATAAAGCATTTACGCACAGATTTTAAGACCCATATTAAAGCAGAAGACCTTGACCGTATTATTCAGGACCTGCACCCTACTCCTGCTGTCTGTGGCATTCCAAAAGACTTTTGCAATGAGAATATCCGTAAATACGAAAAATTTCCACGTGAATTTTATGCCGGGTATATCAAAGTTGAAACCGAAGAAAGTATTCTGTATTTTGTAAATCTACGCTGTGCAAGGCTTTATAAAGATTCTGTACATGTTTTTGTGGGAGGTGGAATAACAGCTCAAAGCAATCCGGAGAAAGAATGGAAAGAAACGGAACTGAAGTCTGAAGCCATATTGAAAAACCTGGTTATTTCACAGAACTCCGGAAACTTTTAA
- a CDS encoding MarC family protein, with amino-acid sequence MEIFDGFSFKEVVTSFMVLFAVIDIIGSVPIIVSLQQKFGQIEAGKAAITAGAIMIVFLFVGNKILKLIGVDVNSFAIAGAFVIFVIALEMILGIEINKTTEAKAASIVPIAFPLVAGAGTLTTALSLRAEFHDINIILGIVLNTIFVYLVLKSAKWLERKIGDATLMILQKVFGIILLAISIKLFTANFAQLVQNYINF; translated from the coding sequence ATGGAAATTTTTGATGGTTTCTCTTTTAAAGAGGTCGTTACCAGCTTTATGGTTCTTTTTGCCGTTATCGATATTATCGGCTCGGTTCCCATTATAGTAAGTCTTCAGCAGAAGTTCGGACAGATTGAGGCCGGAAAGGCTGCAATCACTGCTGGTGCTATTATGATTGTTTTCCTTTTCGTAGGAAATAAGATCCTTAAACTTATTGGAGTAGATGTAAATTCTTTTGCCATTGCCGGTGCTTTTGTGATTTTTGTCATAGCCCTGGAAATGATTTTAGGAATTGAAATTAATAAAACAACTGAAGCAAAGGCTGCATCTATTGTACCCATCGCATTTCCGCTGGTTGCAGGAGCTGGAACTTTAACCACAGCACTGTCTCTGAGGGCTGAATTTCATGATATTAATATTATCCTCGGAATTGTTCTTAATACAATTTTCGTATATTTGGTGCTGAAATCAGCGAAATGGTTGGAGAGGAAAATTGGGGATGCTACTTTGATGATCCTTCAGAAAGTTTTCGGAATTATCCTTTTGGCAATTTCAATTAAATTATTCACCGCAAATTTTGCCCAGTTGGTGCAGAATTATATTAATTTTTAA
- a CDS encoding PaaI family thioesterase, which produces MKGQTKEEILAFINNWGDVTLAKTLEIKFIDIDLENETLTATMPVLPRTHQPFGIMHGGASCVLAETLGSSLSNIFIDGEKYYGVGTNINSNHLRSKKDGIVTATARFIRKGKSMHVSEIEIRDEKGVLINHTTMTNNIINR; this is translated from the coding sequence ATGAAAGGTCAGACAAAAGAAGAAATATTAGCATTCATCAATAACTGGGGAGATGTAACGCTTGCCAAAACCCTTGAAATAAAATTCATCGATATTGATCTTGAAAATGAAACCCTTACTGCCACTATGCCTGTTCTTCCAAGAACACATCAGCCGTTTGGAATTATGCACGGAGGAGCAAGCTGTGTTTTGGCCGAAACTTTAGGGTCAAGCCTGTCTAATATCTTCATTGATGGTGAAAAATATTACGGAGTAGGAACCAATATCAATTCCAATCATTTAAGAAGCAAAAAGGACGGCATTGTAACGGCTACTGCACGTTTTATCAGAAAAGGAAAATCCATGCACGTTTCAGAAATTGAAATCCGTGATGAAAAAGGTGTTTTGATCAATCATACAACAATGACGAATAATATCATTAACAGATAA